In Dolichospermum sp. DET69, the genomic stretch TAGCGAGTTTTTTATCTGTCAAGTTTTTAGCTTCACGCTGCAACCACCACGCATATTCAAGACTATCAAAATCTCCAAGTTGTGGCCAAACTAAAATAAGGATATGTGAGGCAGTCTCGCAATTTTCTAGCAAGGGTCGGCTCATGCCATCACTAACACGTTGATATTTGTTCTGATTAAGGATAGCGTAGGGGTTCATTGCAAGATTAACTGCTATTTAGCTATTAAATTTTAGCCCAATTTAACAGAATTTACATTGATTGTATCAAATTGCCGTAATATCCCGTCCCTTTATAGAGCGGGAGCATCAAGACAATTCTTGTCTAAGTCCCGTAGTTACCAGCTATCACCTACCGTAATATCTACTACCACAGGCACAGGGTTGAGAAACTTAAGAGCCGCAGCAACCATACATCTGTGTAACATCCGGCTCACTCGCTCAACCTCATTCTCTGGACATTCCAGGACAATTTCATCATGGACAACGCAGATCAACTTTGCATGAGTCCTAGTTAACGGCTTAATCAGCTTCACCATCGCCAACTTATTAATATCTGCATTTAACCCCTGCACAGGATGATTGAGCATTTCTGCTAATCTGGGTTTATCTGCCCATCTCCGTCTTCTCCCTGCTAAAGTCCGACTTTCTTTAACACCCCGCAAATATGCCTGCTTAATCGTTTCGTGCCACTTAGTGACACCAGAATAAGCATCAAAAAACCTGGTTCTAAAAGCCTTTGCCTGATCCAGTGTCATTGTCACACCATACTTAGTTTCAGCATAAATGCGAAGTTTAGCAGCCCCCATACCGTAAATCAGTCCAAAATTAATCGCTTTAGCCAGTCTGCGGTCTTCTTCACTAACCTCCGTGATCCGCTTACCAGTTACCAAAGCTGCCGTGAGTTTGTGCAAATCAGCACCTTGACGGTAGGCTTGGCGCATCTTAGCATCACCACTCAGACGCGCGACAATTCTTAACTCGATTTGCGAATAATCTGCTGCTAAAATTTGGTAGCCAGGTGCAGCAATAAAGCAATTTCTAGCTGCCGCATGACGGGGAATGGTTTGTAATGGTGGGTGACGACAGGAAAATCTTCCAGACCTTGCGCCTAGTTGATAGTAATTGGGGTGAATTCTCCCAGTTTTGGGGTGAATGTGTTTAGGTAAACTATCAGTAAAAGTAGCAGTAATTTTGGCAAGGTGGCGATAGTCTAAAAGAGCCTTAATAATAGGATATTGATTAACCAAAGGCACTAAATCTTTTTGGTTAGTTGATTGTATGGCAATACCCAGAGCCTGGAGAGCAGCTAATACTTGTGGGGGTGAATTAGGATTAACAGTATCCGTTAATTCTGGTAACAGTGATAGTTGAGATTTACCAGCAAGACGCAGTTGTTTTAACTGTTGAAGTGCAGTTATTTTATCAGCTTCTAACTTTGCACCCAGCGTTTGCCATTTGGACAAGTCAAATAACATTCCATTGAGTTCCATTTGGGCGACAACAGGTAGACAATGAAATTCCAGTTGGGCAATTTTTAGCAATTTCGCCTGTGTTAATTTCTTGACTAAAATCGGGTAAAGGTCAAGTAAAATAGCAGCATCTGTAGCAGCATATTGCAATTGTTCTGGAGTTAGTTGTTGATGCCAATTGCTAGTTTGTAAGCTTTTATCTAGTTGTATACGCAACAGTTTACGAGCTACATTTTCTAAAGATGCACTGGTTTTAATTCCCGCATTCACAACTTGGTAAGCAAGTTGAGTATCGAAGAAATATCCAGAAGGTTGAAGTCCAGCTTGGGTGAGAAATTGCCATTCAAATTTGGCATTATGAGCGATTTTCACAGCAGAATTGCAGAAGAGTTTTTTGAGTAGTAAACGATAAATTCCAGTGCGAGTGCTTCTGGTGCAGTGTAGCCGATTATTTTCGGTATTGTGTTCTGCGCTATCGCGCACAGATATAGCTGGTAAATCAATTAGTACAACTGGGTAATTGGGTGCAGCTATTTGAATTAATCTAATTGTGTCAGTTAAAGGGTCGAGTCCTGTTGTTTCACAATCTAAGGCTAAAATTTCTGCATGAAACAAAGGTTTGATAATGCTTTTAAGAGTGGGAGTATCTTTGACTAAAATGTATTCTGGGGAGTAATTCATAGTGATGATAATTTGGCTTTTTAGCCATAAGTATTAGTCGGTATTGTTTGATAAGAATAATTAAATTAATGCGTAATTAAGTTTTGCAATGGGGATTTAGAACACGATACAAAACTTGTTGCCTTTAGAAGCAGGGGAATTCAACCTCCAAACTTTGTTAAAGAGAGGTTTATATGTAATATCCCTCTCCTTATAACTTGATTCAATTAACTAATTTGACGCTGACGTTTACTTGTTTGGACAACCTGATGATGCTGGATATGGTGTTGAGAATTATTAATGGCAATAGCAGCTAATTCTTGAATAATTGGTTTGACAATTTCTGGGGCAATTTCTAAGCGATTTTTAATCTGTGCTTGTAACCAAGCTAAAGGAACGCTTTTACCATTGACTGTTTGTTTGATAATTAAGTCAGACTTGGGTTTTGAAACTTTTTTAATGGCACTGGCAATTTTTCTAGCTGTGCGTAAATCAATTTTGTCTATGTTAATAGTAACTGAATTATTAAGTTCAAGTTCTGGTTGTAATGAAGTGCTATCATTTGATTGATTACCATTGTCATTTTCAACATTGAGAGAACTATTTGAAGCATGATAATAGATAGCTGATTTATTGTCATTTTCAGAATTGGGATAACTATTAACAACAGAATTATAGTTAGCAGATGGATGACAATTTTCTTGTTCAACATTAAGATTGCTATTTGTGGTATCAATAGGTTCAATATTTGATTGTTCAGATGTTTTGTGAGTG encodes the following:
- a CDS encoding bifunctional 3'-5' exonuclease/DNA polymerase; the encoded protein is MNYSPEYILVKDTPTLKSIIKPLFHAEILALDCETTGLDPLTDTIRLIQIAAPNYPVVLIDLPAISVRDSAEHNTENNRLHCTRSTRTGIYRLLLKKLFCNSAVKIAHNAKFEWQFLTQAGLQPSGYFFDTQLAYQVVNAGIKTSASLENVARKLLRIQLDKSLQTSNWHQQLTPEQLQYAATDAAILLDLYPILVKKLTQAKLLKIAQLEFHCLPVVAQMELNGMLFDLSKWQTLGAKLEADKITALQQLKQLRLAGKSQLSLLPELTDTVNPNSPPQVLAALQALGIAIQSTNQKDLVPLVNQYPIIKALLDYRHLAKITATFTDSLPKHIHPKTGRIHPNYYQLGARSGRFSCRHPPLQTIPRHAAARNCFIAAPGYQILAADYSQIELRIVARLSGDAKMRQAYRQGADLHKLTAALVTGKRITEVSEEDRRLAKAINFGLIYGMGAAKLRIYAETKYGVTMTLDQAKAFRTRFFDAYSGVTKWHETIKQAYLRGVKESRTLAGRRRRWADKPRLAEMLNHPVQGLNADINKLAMVKLIKPLTRTHAKLICVVHDEIVLECPENEVERVSRMLHRCMVAAALKFLNPVPVVVDITVGDSW